The sequence TTCCCGTACGTACTAATTTGTGACCCTATCGCTCCCGCACCCACAACAAGTAATGTCCGACCATATATTTCCTGTTGTTGGACTTTCCGATTCCATACATTCTCTCTTTGTTGTGCTAGAAATACGTGAAGTTGCTTTGCATGTTGTAAAATAAATGCAAAAACAAATTCGGCCATCGGAATTTTATGGATTCCTCTCGCATTTGTAACAATTATCTTTCTCTCTTTTAAAACACGAATCGGAAGCTTTTCAATTCCAGCAGACATCACCATAATCCATTTTAAATTCGGCATTCTACTTATGACATCAGGTGTTACGTCATCACCGTAAGTAAGCAACACGTCTACCGATTCTAGACTCGCTAGTTCATTCACTTTTCTTACGTACGTAAACTCTACGTCTGGAAATTGTTTCTTTACATTCCTTTCCAATTCATCATTTCGTAAAATTGTTCCAACAACATGCATCTCCATCTTCCTTTCAGAAACTTTTATTTTTTATTTCTGTTATGTGTGTATTATGAAAACTTGTCATTGGTGTTAACTATAATTATGAAGAAATAGGCTTTTCTATTATAGCATAAAGATGATTATTTTCGTTTTAGACCGATTCACTAGATATGAACAGAAAAGCCGATAAATCCCTTTTTTGAGGATATTATCGGCTTGATTAAGAGTGAAATCTTATGAGGAGGTATGCCCTACTATACTATATGTACTTATACTTAAAGCGCATGGATGAATGCCTTGTTTTAATAAAACAGGCTTATAACTACTACGCTTACGATAAATGATCTTTTATGTATTGTAAAGCTTCTTCTACATGGCCTTGAACTTTTACTTTACGCCATTCTTTAACAAGAGTTCCCTCTTCATCAATAATGAATGTAGAACGTTCAATACCAAATCCGATTTTACCAAAAACATTCTTTTCCTTCCAAACACCAAATTGTTCACAAAGTTTATGCTCATCATCAACTAACAAAAGAAAAGGTAAGCCATGCTTGTCAATAAATTTTTGGTGCTTTTCTAATGGATCGGCACTAACCCCTAGAATGACTGCATTTAAATTTGTAAAATCATCATGATAATCTCGGAACGTACATGCTTCAGTCGTACATCCCGGTGTCATGTCTTTTGGATAAAAATAAAGGACGACATGTTTTCCACGAAAATCGGATAACTTCACTTTTTCCCCATTACTTGCTAGTAGTTCAATATCAGATACTTGTTCACCGATTGATACGGTCATTAACGATTCCTCCATTCAATCTAATTATTTGTTCAAACTTCGATAAGGAAGCATCACCTGCTTGTCTACGCTTATCCCCCGCTATTTTTGAACGTGGACTTTAAGCTAACATTAACGAAAATAATAAAAAAAGACAAGAAATAATGCTTAACGATAAATATAATCATGTTTCATAGTAGACAAGCGTATATATTAAGGAGCTAACATTCATTTAACCTAACTTATCTTGGATAGATCGAGACGATTTTTCAATTTGTTCCATAAGAAACGTATGATTTAGGAATCAACCCATAGTGTAATTAAAAGAGGTGCAACATGTTTGGATATATATTTCTATTATTTATTATCATTATTATCTCAATGAGCCTCAGAACATTATTTTCCCCAATCCCATATCAAAACAAATTATTATCTTGGGAAAGCTTTCTATACTTAATTTTTATTTATTCAACAATTTTTCTCGGATTTGGTTTAGTTTACTTTATTTTTATTCAAAATGGGTATTCGGTCTTATTAGAAAATGGAGTTAAAGTGGGAGGTTTGCTATATTCATTACAGGCAAGCTTTTATTTTAGTGGGCTAACACTTTTTTCTGTCGGTTACGGAGATATCGCTCCTATCGGTATCGGAAGAGTCGTGGCTATTATCGAAGCACTCATTGGTTACACAATTCCCGCTTCATTTGTTGTTCGAACCGTCATTGATTTCCGCAAAGAGCGAGGATAAGTACAAGCATTATCATTAAAAAAGGCCTTTTATCTATTGAGTTATCATAAATATTGCACTACAATTCAGAAGGACGTTCACTATCAAGAAAGATTATAAGCAAGAAAGGATTTTACTTAATGAAATTAGGTGCCCGCATTTTTAAAACAGGTTTAGCTGTTGTATTAGCGCTTATGATTGGGGAACTGTTGAATTTACCGACACCCGTTTTTGCAGCAATTTCCGCTGTATTCGCAATTCAACCATCGATTTATCGTTCTTACTTGACAATTTTAGAACAAGTCCAAGGAAATGTCATTGGAGCAATCATTGCCATTATTTTCGTTTTACTTTTTGGTAATCATTTTATTATCGTTGGTCTTGCAGCCATTGTGCTTATCATGATTAATCTAAAGTTAAAAATAGACACGGTTTCTTTATCTATCGTTACACTAATTATCATTATGGAAACACCTCAAGACCAATTTATTACATTTGCTATTTTGCGTTTCGCTACAATTATGCTTGGTATTTTATCTGCATTTATCATCAATTTAATCTTCTTACCACCAAAGTACGAAACGAAACTATACAGTTCTATTTCAGAAATAACAAGTGATATATTAAAATGGATTCGTGTGACAAATCATCAAGCCGTTGACTATGTTCTATTGAAAAAAGACATTGTTGCGATTAAAGAACGGCTCATTCATCTTGATCAATTGTTCTTATTTTATAAGGAAGAAAGAACATTTCTTAAAAAGAATAAATGGGGGAAAATGCGGAAGGTAGTCATTTATCGACAAATGATTACAACAGCTAGAAAGGCGTTAGAAATATTAAGGAAGATGCATTATTATGAGCACCACTTCTTTCAATTGCCGGAAAATGTACGTGAGCAATTACTCGAAATTTTAGCCCATTTAAATAATAATCATGAACATTTATTGTTGCGTTATATCGGAAAAGCCGTACAAGTTCATGACAAGGAAATGGAAGAGTATGGAATAAAAAGAATGGAGCTCGTAAATTTATTTAACCAATATCAAGAAGACAGCAACAGTGAATTACTGTTAACCCATATGATTCAGTTGGTTGGAGCCATTCTTGAATATAATGAACAGCTTGAAAAACTGGAAATTCTCGTGAATAGCTTACAACAATACCATAATGAGAAAATTACAATTGATGAAGCTTATTAATATAAAAAGACTGTCCTGATTGCTTTTCTTTCTAGCGAATAGGGACAGTCCTTTACTTCATTTGAAATTACTTTGTCTAGATGTTGGCATTTCCGAGCAAATATCACACGTTCACTTGATTTATCTCTGGTAAATCATCTTTGAACTCATTAAAAGCACCGTGCATAACCGGACCTACAAATTCATTTAGTTTCCAACCGTGACGAATAGCTGCTGCAACAAACTGTTTTGCGTGAAGAACAGCATCAAGTACATCTTCTCCTTTTGCCAGTCTTGCAGTCACAGCCGCTGCAAACGTACAACCAGCCCCATGATTATAGGTTGTATCAATTTTTTCTGTTTCTAGTAAAATAAAATCTTTTCCGTTATAAAATAAATCGACTGCTTTATCATGGTCTAAAGTTTTTCCACCTTTAATCACAACATTTTTCGCACCGAGGTCATAAATTTTCGCTGCAGCTTTTTTCATATCCTCTATACTACGAATTGGACCTTCTTTAGATAATTGCCATGCTTCAAAAAGGTTCGGTGTTGTTACAAGCGCACGTGGCAAAAGAAGTTCACGAGATGCATCAACAGTTTCTGGTAATAGAACTTCATCTTCTCCTTTACAAACCATAACAGGGTCAATAACCACTTTTTCTAATTTGTATTGATCAATATATTTAGCGCCAAGTTCTACAATTTCAACCGAACCAAGCATTCCTGTTTTCATTGCATCCAGACCAACAGAAAAAGCACATTCTAATTGTTTATCAACAACATTTGTGTCGATTGGGAATACGTTATGTTTCCATTGTTCTTTTGGATCCATCGCAACAATGGATGTTAATGCAGTCATTCCATATGTACCGTGTTCTTGGAATGTTTTTAAGTCTGCTTGTATACCTGCGCCTCCGCTAGTATCAGATCCAGCAAGCGTTAATGTCTTCTTTAACCCCATCTCTACTTCCTCCTAAATTTGAATATCTTGTTGATATAAATGTACTAGATTTATTATATCACTATTTCAATAGTAGAAAAATGTACATATTATTTTTATTCTAGGAAAATCTCCATTTATCAGCTACAAGCTGTTTATAACTTAATTATTATTATTCTTCTACTTCATTCCAACTGTTGAACAGTAAATAGATGATAATAGTTTCCTTTTTTCTTCATTAACTCTTCATGTGTACCCATTTCAACAATTTCTCCATGTTCAACTAAAACGATACGATCTGCATGGGTGATGGTCGATAGCCGGTGGGCGACAATTAACGTTGTCCGATGTCTAGCTAAATTGTCGAGAGCCTCTTGAATTAAATGTTCACTCTCTAAATCAAGGGCGGACGTTGCTTCATCTAGCACAATAATAGAAGGGTCTTTTAAAAATAATCGGGCAATTGCAATTCTTTGTTTTTGACCACCTGATAATTTTACCCCCCGCTCTCCCACTTTCGTATCAAACCCTTCTGGTAAATTCATAATAAACTCGTATGCATTTGCGAGTTTTGCCGCTTCAATCACTTCTTCACCGGTTGCATTTGGTCGTCCTAACAAAATATTTTCTTTCACTGTATCACTAAATAATATACTATCTTGTAATACCATTCCAATTTGATCACGAAGATCTTTCACTTTTAGTTCACGTATATCAATTCCATCTAAGAATATTCTACCTTCAGTAACATCATAAAATCGAGGGAGTAAACTAACTAACGTAGACTTCCCTCCTCCACTCATTCCAACAAAAGCAATCGTTTGACCCTTTTCTATGGAAAGATTTATCTTTTTAAGGACGTATCGTGTGTCTTCTTCATATTTGAACGATACCGAATCGAATTGAATACGTCCTTCCGCTTTCTTCAACGATTTCGCATTTTCACAGTCT comes from Bacillus andreraoultii and encodes:
- the pdxK gene encoding pyridoxine/pyridoxal/pyridoxamine kinase, producing the protein MGLKKTLTLAGSDTSGGAGIQADLKTFQEHGTYGMTALTSIVAMDPKEQWKHNVFPIDTNVVDKQLECAFSVGLDAMKTGMLGSVEIVELGAKYIDQYKLEKVVIDPVMVCKGEDEVLLPETVDASRELLLPRALVTTPNLFEAWQLSKEGPIRSIEDMKKAAAKIYDLGAKNVVIKGGKTLDHDKAVDLFYNGKDFILLETEKIDTTYNHGAGCTFAAAVTARLAKGEDVLDAVLHAKQFVAAAIRHGWKLNEFVGPVMHGAFNEFKDDLPEINQVNV
- a CDS encoding ion channel, which gives rise to MFGYIFLLFIIIIISMSLRTLFSPIPYQNKLLSWESFLYLIFIYSTIFLGFGLVYFIFIQNGYSVLLENGVKVGGLLYSLQASFYFSGLTLFSVGYGDIAPIGIGRVVAIIEALIGYTIPASFVVRTVIDFRKERG
- the bcp gene encoding thioredoxin-dependent thiol peroxidase — encoded protein: MTVSIGEQVSDIELLASNGEKVKLSDFRGKHVVLYFYPKDMTPGCTTEACTFRDYHDDFTNLNAVILGVSADPLEKHQKFIDKHGLPFLLLVDDEHKLCEQFGVWKEKNVFGKIGFGIERSTFIIDEEGTLVKEWRKVKVQGHVEEALQYIKDHLS
- a CDS encoding FUSC family protein → MKLGARIFKTGLAVVLALMIGELLNLPTPVFAAISAVFAIQPSIYRSYLTILEQVQGNVIGAIIAIIFVLLFGNHFIIVGLAAIVLIMINLKLKIDTVSLSIVTLIIIMETPQDQFITFAILRFATIMLGILSAFIINLIFLPPKYETKLYSSISEITSDILKWIRVTNHQAVDYVLLKKDIVAIKERLIHLDQLFLFYKEERTFLKKNKWGKMRKVVIYRQMITTARKALEILRKMHYYEHHFFQLPENVREQLLEILAHLNNNHEHLLLRYIGKAVQVHDKEMEEYGIKRMELVNLFNQYQEDSNSELLLTHMIQLVGAILEYNEQLEKLEILVNSLQQYHNEKITIDEAY